Genomic segment of Terriglobales bacterium:
TGCGGCCCAGCAGGCCCTCGATGGGCAGCGCGTGCCGCCAGCGCAGGTGCCAGGGCAGCAGTCCCAGCAGCGCGGGGACGAAGACCAGCAGCGCCAGCGCTCCCAGGCTCTTGGCCAGCGGCGAATCCACCGGGCGGGAGCGGAACCAGCGCGTGGCCAGCAGCCACAGCATCCCCGGCACGAAGAAGATGGTGATTCCCAGCAGTTGCAACAGCAGGTCGCTGCCGTAGGCGCCTACCATCCCCACCCAGTTGCGCGCCGGGTTGGAGGCCGCGGGCGAGGCGGCGGTGTTCAGCGAGGGATCGAGCGGGGAATAGCTCGCCAGGGCGAGCAATAGCAGGATGGCGAAGATGAAAACAAGGAAGCCCACCAGCTCGTTGAGCCGGCGGTTCTTGGTCGGCGTGAACAGCAGCGAAAAGTACTTCACAGGCGTATTCGGGCCACTCCCCGGGCGGCAGCCCGGCAGGTGGCGCGCAAAGTACGCCAGAGCAAGGCGATTATGCCACATTTCCGGCTCCGGCAAGGGGAAATCCCCGTCCCGGGGTGGCGATGCAGTGCCCTGGCAACCGTTCGATTGGGGTGCGTTCGCGCCCCGGTAGGGTTCGGGAGGCCTACCCGATCCAGTGCCACGCCCACGCCAGCACGAAGGCTCCGGCCAGAATCCGGTACACGGCGAAGGCAGCGAAGCCGCGCGTCCGCACCCAGCGCATGAACCAGGCCACGGCCCCGTAGGCCACCACGAAGCTCACCACGAAGCCGATGGCCAGCAGCACCCAGCCATGGGCGTCGATGTGCGTAGCCCCCAGCGGGTTCACGCCGTGGTGCGGGATCACCGACTTGTACAAGTCGTAGAGCGTGGCCGCCGCCATGGTGGGCATGGAGAGAAAGAAGCTGAACTCCAGCGCCGACGCCCGGGTCATCCCCGCCACCTGCCCCGCGGCGATGGTGGACATGGAGCGCGAGGTCCCGGGAAAGACTGCGGAGAGGATCTGGCAGGCCCCGATCCACACCGCCTGCAGCAGGTTCATCTCCTCCATATCCTGGGTGCG
This window contains:
- a CDS encoding undecaprenyl-diphosphate phosphatase, which gives rise to IIEGLTEFLPVSSTAHLRIAEALLGVDLGNGYWKMFTIVIQLGAILCLPLYFRKRIRGFLSTFPRGRQGDRTWLTHPLSLTLLAFVVTAVPSLLLTKVIGKHLESLVVMGTSLVVGGVVMGIVDALCGTPHPGHPFRTQDMEEMNLLQAVWIGACQILSAVFPGTSRSMSTIAAGQVAGMTRASALEFSFFLSMPTMAAATLYDLYKSVIPHHGVNPLGATHIDAHGWVLLAIGFVVSFVVAYGAVAWFMRWVRTRGFAAFAVYRILAGAFVLAWAWHWIG